The following proteins are encoded in a genomic region of Actinomadura sp. NAK00032:
- a CDS encoding OsmC family protein — MAEVRVERTEDGFRAVNARGAEVAIGDGDTAGVFTPVELLLAALGGCELVTVEPLTAQRGHRMARLAATVQADKVATSTLGTITLTYDVELPEGDDKAEDVLKAVAARVHERYCTVGEALREPKKVEQVL, encoded by the coding sequence ATGGCCGAGGTCAGGGTGGAGCGCACCGAGGACGGCTTCCGGGCGGTCAACGCGCGGGGCGCGGAGGTCGCGATCGGCGACGGCGACACCGCGGGCGTGTTCACGCCGGTCGAGCTGCTGCTGGCGGCTCTCGGCGGCTGCGAGCTGGTCACGGTCGAGCCGCTGACCGCGCAGCGCGGGCACCGGATGGCGCGGCTCGCCGCGACCGTCCAGGCGGACAAGGTCGCGACGAGCACGCTGGGCACGATCACGCTGACCTACGACGTGGAGCTGCCCGAGGGCGACGACAAGGCCGAGGACGTCCTGAAGGCCGTGGCGGCGCGCGTCCACGAGCGGTACTGCACGGTCGGCGAGGCGCTGCGCGAGCCGAAGAAGGTCGAGCAGGTCCTCTAG
- a CDS encoding alpha/beta fold hydrolase produces the protein MGHIKTRDGTEIYYKDWGTGRPVVFIHGWPLNADAWDDQMKAVADAGFRAIAHDRRGHGRSSQPWQGYDFDTFADDLNDLIDALGVWDVALVAHSMGGGELARYIGRHGTSRVSKAVLLSAIPPLMLQTGANPEGVPAQAFEDIKKGILNERSQFWMDTSENFFSANRPGTKATQGNRNAFWFMAMQESVKAGVDCVTAFSETDFTEDLRRFDIPTLIVHGDDDQIVPIDATARKSVEIIPDATLKVYEGGSHGIAMVPGDKERFNRDLIAFLRG, from the coding sequence ATGGGGCACATCAAGACACGTGACGGTACGGAGATCTACTACAAGGACTGGGGGACGGGGCGGCCCGTCGTCTTCATCCACGGCTGGCCGCTGAACGCCGACGCGTGGGACGACCAGATGAAGGCGGTCGCCGACGCCGGCTTCCGCGCCATCGCGCACGACCGGCGCGGCCACGGCCGCTCGTCCCAGCCCTGGCAGGGCTACGACTTCGACACCTTCGCCGACGACCTCAACGACCTGATCGACGCGCTCGGCGTCTGGGACGTCGCCCTGGTGGCGCACTCGATGGGCGGCGGCGAACTGGCCCGCTACATCGGCCGGCACGGCACGAGCCGCGTGTCCAAGGCCGTGCTGCTGTCGGCGATCCCGCCGCTGATGCTGCAGACCGGCGCCAATCCCGAAGGGGTGCCCGCGCAGGCCTTCGAGGACATCAAGAAGGGCATCCTGAACGAGCGGTCGCAGTTCTGGATGGACACGTCCGAGAACTTCTTCAGCGCCAACAGGCCGGGAACCAAGGCCACCCAGGGCAACCGGAACGCGTTCTGGTTCATGGCCATGCAGGAGAGCGTCAAGGCCGGCGTCGACTGCGTCACGGCGTTCTCGGAGACCGACTTCACCGAGGACCTGCGCCGCTTCGACATCCCGACGCTGATCGTGCACGGCGACGACGACCAGATCGTCCCGATCGACGCTACCGCCCGCAAGTCCGTCGAGATCATCCCCGACGCCACCCTGAAGGTGTACGAGGGCGGCTCGCACGGCATCGCGATGGTGCCGGGCGACAAGGAGCGCTTCAACCGCGACCTCATCGCGTTCCTGCGCGGCTGA
- a CDS encoding DEAD/DEAH box helicase, whose translation MTGEAKDVLRDGSALLGAARDLVADHRRAVADVHAALAPLRAEAAKEQLREIPLARLKDVTDGRLRLGPLEEAGFGSVADVLEATPYRLQLLPGIGPQTAQQLHAAAGSLAEAAERSVSVRIDVDRRDEAMAPVVVALHRLVNAGPELARARAAADGVDERFGPLVHDARPAGSWWRRAFARPAKRERAREAVGELAEALREAQGARLLISQASVDLLRPHVSPDEAWIDFELRASDYQTLLAELAAAGPEREAAEGFLPDDLAARVKAQPLDDAHRRVALRGYQAFGARFALVQRRVILGDEMGLGKTVQAIAAIAHLRAEGAAHFLVACPASVLINWVREIEQRSAIAAHPLHGAGRAAALEAWVAGGGIAVTTLATLHGLDVPDGVRLGMFVVDEAHYAKNHETRRAQAVAAWCGRTERVLFLTGTPMENRVEEFRSLVAHLRPELAREIRSSDAALGARAFRSAVAPVYLRRNQRDVLVELPEVVRVDEWEEFSAADEDAYRAAVLDGNFMAMRRAAYAVPDKSAKLDRLTELVREAAENELKVVVFSYFRDVLDAVRDALGGAARGPIRGDTPPARRQQIVDAFTAEPGHAVLLAQIEAGGVGLNLQAASVVIICEPQVKPTVETQAIARAHRMGQVRTVQVHRLLTPGGVDERMLQILAHKARLFDEYARRSDLAEQAPEAVDISQQDLARQIVAEERERLGA comes from the coding sequence ATGACCGGCGAGGCCAAGGACGTCCTGCGGGACGGGTCGGCGCTGCTGGGTGCCGCGCGCGACCTGGTCGCCGATCACCGGCGGGCCGTGGCGGACGTCCATGCCGCGCTGGCGCCGCTGCGGGCCGAGGCGGCGAAGGAGCAGCTGCGGGAGATACCGCTGGCGCGGTTGAAGGACGTCACGGACGGGCGGCTGCGGCTCGGGCCTCTGGAGGAGGCGGGGTTCGGCAGCGTCGCGGACGTCCTGGAGGCGACCCCGTACCGGCTCCAGCTGCTGCCGGGCATCGGGCCGCAGACCGCGCAGCAGCTGCACGCGGCGGCGGGGAGCCTGGCGGAGGCGGCGGAGCGGTCGGTGAGCGTCCGGATCGACGTCGACCGGCGGGACGAGGCGATGGCGCCCGTGGTCGTCGCGCTGCACCGGCTGGTCAACGCGGGGCCGGAGCTGGCGAGGGCGCGGGCCGCCGCCGACGGCGTGGACGAGCGGTTCGGCCCGCTGGTGCACGACGCGCGGCCAGCCGGGTCGTGGTGGCGGCGGGCGTTCGCGCGGCCGGCGAAGCGGGAGCGGGCCCGGGAGGCGGTCGGCGAGCTGGCGGAGGCGCTGCGGGAGGCGCAGGGCGCCCGGCTGCTGATCTCGCAGGCGTCGGTGGACCTGCTGCGGCCGCATGTCTCGCCCGACGAGGCGTGGATCGACTTCGAGCTGCGCGCGTCCGACTACCAGACCCTGTTGGCGGAGCTGGCGGCGGCGGGGCCGGAGCGGGAGGCGGCCGAGGGGTTCCTGCCGGACGACCTGGCGGCGCGGGTCAAGGCCCAGCCGCTCGACGACGCCCACCGGCGGGTCGCGCTGCGCGGCTACCAGGCGTTCGGGGCGCGGTTCGCGCTGGTGCAGCGGCGGGTGATCCTCGGCGACGAGATGGGGCTCGGTAAGACGGTCCAGGCGATCGCCGCGATCGCGCACCTGCGGGCGGAGGGTGCCGCGCACTTCCTGGTGGCCTGCCCCGCGAGCGTCCTGATCAACTGGGTGCGGGAGATCGAGCAGCGCAGCGCGATCGCCGCGCATCCGCTGCACGGCGCCGGGCGCGCCGCGGCGCTGGAGGCGTGGGTCGCGGGCGGCGGCATCGCGGTGACGACGCTCGCGACGCTCCACGGCCTCGACGTCCCGGACGGCGTCCGCCTCGGCATGTTCGTGGTGGACGAGGCCCACTACGCCAAGAACCACGAGACCCGGCGGGCGCAGGCCGTGGCCGCCTGGTGCGGGCGGACCGAGCGCGTCCTGTTCCTCACCGGCACCCCGATGGAGAACCGGGTGGAGGAGTTCCGCAGCCTGGTCGCCCACCTGCGGCCCGAGCTGGCCCGGGAGATCCGGTCGAGCGACGCGGCGCTCGGGGCGCGGGCGTTCCGGTCGGCGGTCGCGCCGGTGTACCTGCGCCGCAACCAGCGGGACGTGCTCGTCGAACTGCCCGAGGTCGTGCGGGTGGACGAGTGGGAGGAGTTCAGCGCGGCGGACGAGGACGCCTACCGGGCGGCGGTGCTCGACGGCAACTTCATGGCGATGCGCCGCGCCGCGTACGCCGTCCCGGACAAGTCGGCGAAGCTGGACCGGCTCACCGAACTGGTGCGGGAGGCCGCCGAGAACGAGCTGAAGGTCGTGGTGTTCTCCTACTTCCGCGACGTCCTGGACGCGGTGCGGGACGCGCTCGGCGGAGCGGCGCGCGGGCCGATCAGGGGCGACACGCCGCCGGCGCGGCGGCAGCAGATCGTGGACGCGTTCACCGCCGAGCCGGGGCACGCCGTCCTGCTGGCCCAGATCGAGGCGGGCGGGGTCGGGCTCAACCTCCAGGCGGCGTCCGTGGTGATCATCTGCGAGCCGCAGGTGAAGCCGACGGTCGAGACCCAGGCGATCGCCCGCGCGCACCGGATGGGCCAGGTGCGGACCGTGCAGGTGCACCGGCTGCTGACGCCCGGCGGCGTGGACGAGCGGATGCTCCAGATCCTGGCGCACAAGGCCAGGCTGTTCGACGAGTACGCGCGCCGCAGCGACCTTGCCGAGCAGGCGCCGGAGGCGGTCGACATCTCCCAGCAGGACCTCGCCCGGCAGATCGTCGCCGAGGAGCGGGAGCGGCTCGGGGCCTGA
- a CDS encoding SNF2-related protein: MRDYVRRVLRDGEALLGAVRGLEGERRRLRGEVEAAVGALRREAARERLRSVPVARLKGLADGPFRLGPVHGAEFVTVVDVLDSTPEGLRLLRGIGPVTAERLHAAAERLAEAAGRAADPGIDLGRPDVEPLVVALHWLVHVDVARAEAVVERVPLLLRQARRSRFLPPYRRRRAAVAELAEIVEGAAVVPDEVSGDEARRDYERRTAEYLGVLADVAGLASGGGAAEGFLPREAAARVAGQALDETHLTVPLAAYQVFGARFVLERRRAILGDGMGLGRTVQAIAAMAHRRAEGVTRFLVACPMSVLPSWVRDVEACSALPAHPLHGPGRGAAVKKWADAGGVGIVPLESLADLYVSPDVAVGMFVLDEADRVKNPGTARARAIGSWAGRVDDAVLLTGLPMRERAECFRTLVELLGSAVRPEDAVLGSREFRAAAAPVYLRREQEDVFRELPDIVRVDELVAFSRADRAAYREAVESGDFAAMRRAAFAVPKTSAKLRRLRRLVEEAAADGLETVVLSGFPEVLDTVREAVAVATAGIGEPPPEGAAVVVICEPQPDRELEARAIGRLQGRAGPLLVHRLVAPGVDERVGGDPGRIIEDEQARWGVA, translated from the coding sequence ATGAGGGACTATGTCAGGCGCGTCCTGCGGGACGGGGAGGCGCTGCTTGGGGCCGTGCGCGGGCTGGAGGGCGAGCGGCGGCGGCTGCGGGGCGAGGTGGAGGCGGCCGTCGGGGCGCTGCGGCGGGAGGCGGCGCGGGAGCGGCTGCGGTCCGTGCCGGTCGCCCGGCTGAAGGGGCTCGCGGACGGGCCGTTCCGGCTGGGGCCGGTGCACGGGGCCGAGTTCGTCACGGTGGTGGACGTCCTCGACTCGACGCCCGAGGGGCTCCGGCTGCTGCGGGGCATCGGGCCGGTGACGGCGGAGCGGCTGCACGCGGCGGCCGAGCGGCTCGCGGAGGCGGCAGGGCGGGCGGCCGATCCAGGCATCGACCTCGGCCGGCCCGACGTCGAGCCGCTGGTGGTCGCGCTGCACTGGCTGGTGCATGTCGACGTTGCGCGCGCCGAGGCCGTCGTGGAGAGGGTTCCGCTGCTGCTGAGGCAGGCTCGGCGCAGCAGGTTCCTGCCGCCGTACCGGAGGCGGCGGGCGGCGGTCGCCGAGCTGGCGGAGATCGTGGAGGGCGCTGCGGTCGTGCCGGACGAGGTGTCCGGTGACGAGGCGCGGCGTGACTACGAGCGGCGGACGGCCGAGTATCTGGGCGTGCTGGCGGACGTGGCCGGGCTCGCGTCCGGGGGCGGGGCCGCGGAGGGGTTCCTGCCGCGGGAGGCGGCGGCGCGGGTCGCCGGGCAGGCGCTCGACGAGACGCATCTGACCGTGCCGCTGGCCGCTTACCAGGTGTTCGGGGCGCGGTTCGTGCTTGAGCGGCGGCGGGCGATCCTGGGTGACGGGATGGGGCTCGGCAGGACGGTCCAGGCGATCGCCGCGATGGCGCATCGGCGGGCGGAGGGCGTCACGCGCTTCCTGGTGGCGTGTCCGATGAGCGTCCTGCCCTCGTGGGTCCGGGACGTGGAGGCGTGCAGTGCTCTGCCTGCCCATCCGCTGCACGGGCCCGGCCGGGGCGCGGCCGTGAAGAAGTGGGCCGATGCGGGCGGCGTCGGTATCGTGCCCTTGGAGTCGCTGGCCGACCTGTACGTCTCCCCGGACGTCGCGGTAGGGATGTTCGTGCTGGACGAGGCTGACCGTGTGAAGAACCCCGGCACCGCTCGTGCGCGGGCGATCGGCTCCTGGGCCGGGCGGGTGGACGACGCCGTCCTCCTCACCGGGCTGCCGATGCGGGAGCGGGCGGAGTGCTTCCGCACGCTGGTGGAGCTGCTCGGCTCGGCGGTGCGGCCGGAGGACGCGGTCCTGGGGTCGCGGGAGTTCCGGGCGGCGGCCGCGCCGGTGTACCTGCGCCGGGAGCAGGAGGACGTGTTCAGGGAGCTGCCCGATATCGTGCGCGTGGACGAGCTCGTGGCGTTCAGCCGGGCCGACCGGGCCGCCTACCGGGAGGCGGTCGAGTCGGGCGACTTCGCCGCCATGCGCCGGGCCGCGTTCGCCGTTCCGAAGACGTCCGCGAAGCTCAGGCGGCTGCGGCGGCTGGTCGAGGAGGCGGCCGCGGACGGCCTGGAGACCGTGGTGCTGTCCGGCTTCCCGGAGGTGCTGGATACCGTCCGGGAGGCGGTCGCCGTGGCGACGGCCGGGATCGGCGAGCCGCCTCCGGAGGGCGCGGCCGTGGTGGTCATCTGCGAGCCGCAGCCGGACCGGGAGCTGGAGGCCCGCGCGATCGGCCGCCTCCAGGGCCGGGCCGGTCCCCTGCTGGTGCACCGGCTGGTGGCGCCGGGCGTCGACGAGCGCGTGGGCGGCGACCCCGGACGGATCATCGAGGACGAGCAGGCGCGGTGGGGAGTGGCATGA
- a CDS encoding helix-turn-helix transcriptional regulator, which yields MLDDLAGKRTGERIRVLRERKGLTRPTLAGLVGKSASWLKGIETGRRLPPRLPTLVKLAEALGTGDVALLAGTDMDLGDAASIPLASFSRIPLAAIPPIREAVRDPLLTVPQTRVDVPTLAARVSQAWRLWHGSPTHRTDVGRVLPALVRDARAAARTAEGGDRRAANAVLADVYALVQHELVWAAEPELIWVVADRGVAAAHTADRPVALAGAAWTLAIVQRSTGDVEGALSLVNEAAALLRPHLEEGPVELQAMYGALLLHAATSSARDGREGDALRHLDEAHATAERLPPGYHHPWTQFGTSNVAVHAVSVRADLSKSAAARDHARQIDPDTIPSRERRARLMVETARTYHRQRDYSAALDWLERAYPVCNDSVHYSPQARQMAADAVDHGGPMTDRRARTFAHLLGLPV from the coding sequence ATGCTGGACGACCTGGCGGGCAAGCGCACCGGAGAGCGCATCCGCGTCCTCCGCGAACGCAAGGGCCTGACCCGCCCGACCCTCGCCGGCCTCGTCGGGAAATCCGCGTCCTGGCTCAAGGGCATCGAGACGGGCCGGCGGCTCCCACCCCGGCTGCCCACCCTCGTCAAGCTCGCCGAGGCGCTCGGCACGGGCGACGTTGCCCTGCTCGCCGGCACCGACATGGACCTCGGCGACGCGGCGTCCATCCCGCTCGCGTCGTTCTCTCGTATCCCGCTCGCGGCGATACCCCCAATCCGGGAGGCCGTCCGCGACCCCCTGCTCACCGTCCCCCAGACCCGCGTCGACGTGCCCACGCTGGCGGCGCGCGTTTCTCAAGCCTGGCGCCTGTGGCACGGCTCGCCCACGCACCGGACCGATGTGGGGCGCGTCCTACCGGCCCTCGTCCGTGACGCGCGAGCCGCCGCCCGGACGGCCGAAGGCGGCGACCGCCGGGCGGCCAACGCCGTCCTGGCCGACGTTTACGCGCTCGTCCAGCACGAACTCGTCTGGGCGGCCGAGCCCGAACTGATCTGGGTGGTAGCCGATCGCGGCGTGGCCGCCGCCCACACCGCGGACCGGCCGGTCGCACTGGCCGGAGCCGCCTGGACGCTGGCGATCGTCCAACGCTCGACGGGCGACGTGGAGGGTGCCCTGAGCCTCGTCAACGAAGCGGCCGCCCTCCTCAGGCCCCACCTTGAGGAGGGCCCAGTGGAGCTTCAGGCGATGTACGGGGCGCTTCTCCTGCACGCGGCCACGTCCAGCGCCCGCGACGGCCGCGAAGGCGACGCCCTCCGCCACCTGGACGAAGCGCACGCGACGGCGGAGCGGCTCCCACCCGGCTACCACCACCCGTGGACGCAGTTCGGTACATCGAACGTGGCCGTCCACGCCGTGTCCGTCCGCGCCGACCTGTCGAAGTCGGCGGCCGCCCGCGACCACGCACGGCAGATCGACCCCGACACCATCCCGAGCCGCGAGCGCCGCGCGCGCCTCATGGTGGAGACGGCCCGCACCTACCACCGCCAGCGCGACTACTCGGCCGCCCTCGACTGGCTCGAACGCGCCTACCCCGTCTGCAACGACTCGGTGCACTACTCGCCCCAGGCCCGCCAGATGGCCGCCGACGCCGTCGACCACGGCGGCCCGATGACCGACCGCCGCGCCCGCACGTTCGCCCACCTCCTCGGCCTCCCGGTGTAA
- the glnA gene encoding type I glutamate--ammonia ligase: MFTSAEEVLSYIRNEGVRFVDCRFVDLPGKMQHFTFPVESFGESVFTEGLMFDGSSVRGFQEIHESDMLLLPDPTTAVVDPFRQHKTLNLNFFVHDPLTGEPYSRDPRNVAKKAQDYLRGTGIADTCYFGPEAEFYIFDDVRFETKQNAGYYYLDSVEGAWNTGREEPGGNLGAKPPYKGGYFPVPPMDHYTDLRSEMVAQLLDVGIHVEMQHHEVGTAGQAEIDFRFDTLLKTADQLQLYKYIVKNVARAAGKTVTFMPKPIFGDNGSGMHCHQSLWKDGAPLFYDEVGYAGLSDNARYYIGGLLKHAPSLLAFTNPTVNSYHRLVPGYEAPVNLVYSQRNRSACIRIPITGSNPKAKRVEFRVPDPSCNPYLAFSAMLMAGLDGIRNKIEPAEPVDKDLYELPPEEARAIPQVPGSLPEVLAALADDHDYLLEGGVFTPDLIETWITMKNEFEIDPIRLRPHPHEFELYYDI; this comes from the coding sequence ATGTTCACCAGCGCCGAAGAGGTCCTGAGCTATATCAGGAACGAAGGTGTGCGATTCGTCGACTGCCGGTTCGTGGACCTGCCCGGCAAGATGCAGCACTTCACGTTCCCGGTGGAGAGCTTCGGCGAGAGCGTCTTCACCGAGGGGCTGATGTTCGACGGCTCGTCCGTCCGCGGCTTCCAGGAGATCCACGAGTCGGACATGCTGCTGCTCCCGGACCCGACGACCGCCGTCGTCGACCCGTTCCGCCAGCACAAGACCCTGAACCTGAACTTCTTCGTGCACGACCCGCTCACCGGCGAGCCCTACAGCCGCGACCCGCGCAACGTGGCGAAGAAGGCGCAGGACTACCTGCGCGGCACCGGCATCGCCGACACCTGCTACTTCGGCCCCGAGGCCGAGTTCTACATCTTCGACGACGTCCGCTTCGAGACCAAGCAGAACGCCGGCTACTACTACCTCGACTCGGTCGAGGGCGCCTGGAACACCGGCCGCGAGGAGCCCGGCGGCAACCTCGGCGCCAAGCCCCCCTACAAGGGCGGCTACTTCCCCGTCCCGCCGATGGACCACTACACCGACCTGCGCTCGGAGATGGTGGCGCAGCTCCTGGACGTCGGCATCCACGTCGAGATGCAGCACCACGAGGTCGGCACCGCCGGCCAGGCCGAGATCGACTTCCGCTTCGACACGCTGCTGAAGACCGCCGACCAGCTCCAGCTCTACAAGTACATCGTCAAGAACGTCGCGCGCGCCGCCGGCAAGACCGTCACGTTCATGCCGAAGCCGATCTTCGGCGACAACGGCTCCGGCATGCACTGCCACCAGTCCCTCTGGAAGGACGGCGCGCCGCTCTTCTACGACGAGGTCGGCTACGCGGGCCTGTCCGACAACGCCCGCTACTACATCGGCGGCCTGCTGAAGCACGCCCCGTCCCTGCTGGCGTTCACGAACCCGACGGTGAACAGCTACCACCGCCTCGTCCCCGGCTACGAGGCCCCGGTCAACCTGGTCTACTCCCAGCGCAACCGCTCGGCCTGCATCCGCATCCCGATCACCGGCTCGAACCCGAAGGCCAAGCGGGTCGAGTTCCGCGTCCCGGACCCGTCGTGCAATCCGTACCTGGCCTTCTCCGCCATGCTCATGGCGGGCCTGGACGGCATCCGCAACAAGATCGAGCCGGCGGAGCCGGTCGACAAGGACCTCTACGAGCTCCCGCCCGAGGAGGCCCGCGCGATCCCGCAGGTCCCCGGCTCCCTCCCCGAGGTCCTCGCGGCCCTGGCCGACGACCACGACTACCTCCTGGAAGGCGGCGTGTTCACCCCGGACCTCATCGAGACCTGGATCACGATGAAGAACGAGTTCGAGATCGACCCCATCCGCCTCCGCCCCCACCCCCACGAGTTCGAGCTCTACTACGACATCTAG
- a CDS encoding RDD family protein translates to MSGGKGRAAGPRWTQTWLSGAGAAGADLGRPGERLGLPEQGSGAVASYGRRLLALFLDWGLSMLVASLLARGFGWEPAERSLWTLAIFGLQAWVLTAFLGITIGKRIAGIRVVRLDGRPVGFGFGLARAALLLLVLPALFWDRDYRGLHDRASNTVVVNL, encoded by the coding sequence ATGAGCGGTGGTAAGGGGCGGGCGGCCGGGCCCCGGTGGACGCAGACGTGGCTGAGCGGCGCGGGCGCGGCGGGCGCCGACCTCGGCCGGCCCGGCGAGCGGCTCGGGCTGCCGGAGCAGGGCAGCGGCGCCGTCGCGTCCTACGGGCGGCGGCTCCTCGCGCTGTTCCTCGACTGGGGCCTGTCGATGCTGGTCGCGAGCCTGCTGGCGCGCGGGTTCGGCTGGGAGCCGGCCGAGCGCAGCCTGTGGACGCTGGCGATCTTCGGGCTGCAGGCGTGGGTGCTCACCGCGTTCCTCGGCATCACGATCGGCAAGCGGATCGCGGGCATCCGCGTCGTGCGGCTGGACGGGCGGCCCGTCGGGTTCGGCTTCGGCCTGGCCCGGGCGGCGCTGCTCCTGCTGGTGCTGCCCGCGCTGTTCTGGGACCGCGACTACCGGGGCCTGCACGACCGCGCGAGCAACACGGTCGTCGTGAACCTCTAG
- a CDS encoding DUF4191 domain-containing protein, producing MSKKPTDGAQERPGRLKQIRMVAQVLRQADPKALPIVFASAIGTLVVVIVVGLLVGQLWFFIPLAVLAALAVGMIVFGQLAQRAQYKVIAGQPGAAAAILKNMRGNWSVTEAVSGNRNLDMVHRAVGRPGVILVSEGPRNRVGPLLGAEKKRISRAAQQVPIYDVQVGDDEGQIPVDKLQRHLMKLPRNLTKGQVAELNDRLQALPRSMQMPKGPIPKGVKMPKGPKPKTR from the coding sequence ATGTCGAAAAAGCCCACGGACGGGGCCCAGGAGCGTCCGGGCCGCCTCAAGCAGATCCGCATGGTCGCCCAGGTGCTCCGCCAGGCCGACCCGAAGGCGCTGCCGATCGTGTTCGCCTCGGCGATCGGGACCCTGGTCGTCGTCATCGTCGTCGGGCTGCTCGTCGGCCAACTGTGGTTCTTCATCCCGCTGGCCGTGCTGGCGGCGCTCGCCGTCGGCATGATCGTCTTCGGCCAGCTGGCGCAGCGCGCCCAGTACAAGGTGATCGCGGGGCAGCCGGGCGCGGCGGCCGCGATCCTGAAGAACATGCGCGGCAACTGGTCGGTCACCGAGGCGGTGAGCGGCAACCGCAACCTCGACATGGTGCACCGCGCGGTCGGCCGTCCGGGCGTGATCCTCGTGTCGGAGGGCCCGCGCAACCGCGTCGGCCCGCTGCTCGGCGCCGAGAAGAAGCGCATCTCCCGCGCCGCCCAGCAGGTGCCGATCTACGACGTGCAGGTCGGGGACGACGAGGGCCAGATCCCGGTCGACAAGCTGCAGCGCCACCTGATGAAGCTGCCCCGCAACCTCACCAAGGGGCAGGTCGCGGAGCTGAACGACCGGCTCCAGGCGCTCCCCCGGTCGATGCAGATGCCGAAGGGCCCGATCCCGAAGGGCGTGAAGATGCCCAAGGGCCCGAAGCCCAAGACGCGCTGA
- the lipA gene encoding lipoyl synthase, protein MTTVTPEGRKLLRVEARNSQTPIERKPEWIKTRLKMGPQYRELIGLVKSEGLHTVCQEAGCPNIFECWEDREATFLIGGDQCTRRCDFCQIDTGKPKALDRDEPRRVAESVATMGLKYATVTGVARDDLEDGGAWLYAETVRQIHAAVPGCGVELLIPDFNAVPEQLAEVFSTRPEVLAHNVETVPRIFKRIRPGFRYERSLEVITRAREDGLVTKSNLILGMGETREEVSQALRDLHEAGCELITITQYLRPSPRHHPVERWVKPEEFVELSAEAEEIGYAGVMSGPLVRSSYRAGRLYRQAVEARA, encoded by the coding sequence GTGACGACGGTGACACCCGAGGGACGCAAGCTCCTGCGCGTCGAGGCGCGCAACAGCCAGACCCCGATCGAGCGCAAGCCAGAGTGGATCAAGACCCGGCTGAAGATGGGCCCGCAGTACCGCGAGCTGATCGGCCTGGTGAAGTCCGAGGGCCTGCACACGGTGTGCCAGGAGGCTGGCTGTCCCAACATCTTCGAATGCTGGGAGGACCGCGAGGCCACCTTCCTCATCGGCGGCGACCAGTGCACCCGGCGCTGCGACTTCTGCCAGATCGACACCGGCAAGCCGAAGGCCCTCGACCGCGACGAGCCGCGCCGCGTCGCCGAGTCCGTCGCGACGATGGGGCTGAAGTACGCGACCGTCACCGGCGTCGCCCGCGACGACCTCGAGGACGGCGGCGCCTGGCTGTACGCCGAGACCGTCCGGCAGATCCACGCGGCGGTCCCCGGCTGCGGTGTGGAGCTGCTCATCCCCGACTTCAACGCCGTGCCCGAGCAGCTCGCCGAGGTGTTCTCGACCCGGCCCGAGGTGCTGGCGCACAACGTGGAGACCGTCCCGCGGATCTTCAAGCGGATCCGGCCCGGGTTCCGGTACGAGCGGTCCCTGGAGGTCATCACCAGGGCCCGCGAGGACGGCCTCGTCACCAAGTCGAACCTGATCCTCGGCATGGGCGAGACCCGCGAGGAGGTCTCGCAGGCGCTGCGCGACCTGCACGAGGCGGGCTGCGAGCTCATCACGATCACCCAGTACCTGCGGCCGAGCCCCCGCCACCACCCGGTGGAGCGGTGGGTGAAGCCGGAGGAGTTCGTGGAGCTGTCGGCGGAGGCCGAGGAGATCGGGTACGCGGGCGTCATGTCCGGGCCGCTCGTCCGGTCCAGCTACCGCGCCGGGCGCCTGTACCGGCAGGCGGTCGAGGCGCGCGCCTAG
- a CDS encoding DUF1877 family protein, which yields MSYLRVPPVLEGEPDPGRVARHIFGAPDWRRRGAPGLFELGWAWQAVHYLVTGDPWDGRQPEADVVCGGRLLTEDGADELGMDVIFLAPDRVKPTADHLAATPFAKVAGRFDPAAMAKAGVQDAGRLDGAARDKMLKPAYEGLTRFFAAAAAEGQAVYKVMA from the coding sequence ATGTCGTACCTCAGGGTGCCGCCGGTGCTGGAGGGGGAGCCGGATCCCGGCCGCGTCGCCCGCCACATCTTCGGTGCCCCCGACTGGCGCCGCCGCGGCGCGCCGGGACTGTTCGAGCTGGGCTGGGCGTGGCAGGCGGTGCACTACCTCGTCACCGGCGACCCGTGGGACGGGCGGCAGCCCGAGGCGGACGTCGTGTGCGGCGGCCGGCTGCTCACCGAGGACGGCGCCGACGAACTCGGCATGGACGTGATCTTCCTCGCGCCGGACCGGGTCAAGCCCACCGCCGACCACCTCGCCGCGACGCCGTTCGCGAAGGTCGCCGGACGGTTCGACCCCGCGGCGATGGCGAAGGCCGGGGTGCAGGACGCGGGCAGGCTCGACGGCGCCGCCCGCGACAAGATGCTGAAGCCCGCCTACGAGGGCCTGACGCGGTTCTTCGCGGCGGCGGCCGCCGAGGGCCAGGCCGTCTACAAGGTCATGGCCTGA